A single Tachypleus tridentatus isolate NWPU-2018 chromosome 9, ASM421037v1, whole genome shotgun sequence DNA region contains:
- the LOC143226354 gene encoding sodium- and chloride-dependent glycine transporter 1-like isoform X4 yields the protein MPSSKCVYNPAFQALMWNEEQEFPRVSSQVPLSPKEDDDDQVSGSDEEGIERGNWTGRFDFILSLLGYSVGLGNIWRFPYLCYSNGGGAFVIPFIAMMMLAGLPLMFMELAIGQYANLGPVVLFQRFCPLFQGLGYGMILVSSVVMLYYNVIIAWTLFYTFASWARRLPWENCDPEWSTNACYSYQEADACNLKNGTYFNQTCFSVNVSNALNLTELVKSMHKKTPADEYFLHYVLGISNGIEETGEVRWSLALCLLLAWVIVFACLSKGVQSSGKVVYFTALFPYVVLIIMFFRGVTLPGAKEGILWYITPEWSLLGKAQVWGDAAVQIFFALSPAWGGLITLSSYNPFHNNCYKDAIIVSLSNVLTSIFAGFVIFSVIGYLAHELNVEVEHVVDQGAGLAFIVYPEVVARLPIAPLWAFLFFIMLLTLGLDSQFALLETVTTAILDSFPFLREKKTFVVLGVSIFGFLGGIIFTTRAGVYWLELFDKYAANFSVLLIAIAECLLISWNYGADRFLNDIEKMIGPRSNAWVIFWSIIWKYLTPATLLFILFFNWIEYEPAKSGDYIFPAWANAVGWIIAFQPVVVIIGVLFWKLCSLPKGSLKQRFIILLTPREDWGPAHKHEQMKNSVYDDDGMNGGIIRENSFDNPNFNVTYTFETAI from the exons AATGAAGAACAGGAGTTTCCAAGAGTGAGCAGTCAAGTTCCTTTGTCTCCTAAGGAAGACGACGATGACCAAGTCAGCGGCTCAGATGAAGAGGGCATCGAGAGAGGAAACTGGACTGGAAGATTTGACTTTATTTTGTCACTACTTGGTTATTCTGTTGGCCTTGGCAACATCTGGCGCTTCCCATATTTATGTTACAGTAATGGCGGAG GAGCTTTCGTGATACCTTTCATAGCGATGATGATGCTGGCTGGGCTACCTCTGATGTTCATGGAGCTGGCCATTGGTCAGTATGCTAACCTTGGACCTGTTGTATTATTTCAACGCTTCTGCCCACTTTTTCAAG GCCTTGGTTATGGAATGATCCTTGTATCAAGTGTTGTAATGCTATATTACAATGTCATCATTGCTTGGACTCTCTTTTATACGTTTGCTTCTTGGGCCAGGAGACTTCCCTGGGAAAATTGTGACCCTGAATGGAGTACAAACG CATGTTACTCGTATCAGGAAGCCGACGCGTGTAATCTGAAAAATGGAACTTATTTTAACCAAACATGTTTCAGTGTGAATGTATCGAACGCCCTAAACCTGACTGAGTTGGTCAAAAGCATGCACAAGAAAACACCAGCCGACGAATACTTTCT GCATTATGTGTTGGGCATATCAAATGGAATTGAAGAAACTGGCGAAGTGAGATGGTCTTTAGCTCTTTGTCTTCTACTAGCCTGGGTCATCGTGTTTGCTTGTTTGTCCAAAGGTGTGCAGTCTTCGGGGAAA GTGGTGTATTTCACAGCTTTGTTTCCATACGTGGTGCTTATAATTATGTTCTTCCGGGGGGTGACGCTACCAGGCGCTAAGGAAGGGATTTTGTGGTATATCACACCTGAATGGAGTTTACTTGGAAAAGCTCAA GTGTGGGGTGATGCTGCTGTTCAGATATTCTTTGCCCTTAGTCCAGCATGGGGCGGTCTTATAACTCTGTCTTCCTACAATCCGTTCCACAATAACTGCTACAA gGACGCAATAATAGTTTCTTTGTCGAATGTGCTAACAAGTATTTTTGCTGGCTTTGTTATCTTTTCTGTGATTGGCTACTTGGCCCATGAGTTGAATGTGGAAGTAGAGCACGTGGTAGATCAAGGTGCGGGGTTAGCTTTTATTGTTTATCCGGAAGTGGTAGCAAGACTTCCTATAGCTCCTCTCTGGGCATTTTTATTCTTCATCATGCTGTTGACCCTCGGTCTTGACAGTCAG TTTGCTCTCCTAGAAACAGTAACAACTGCTATCCTCGACAGCTTCCCCTTTCTcagagaaaagaaaacatttgtgGTGTTGGGTGTATCCATTTTTGGATTTCTGGGAGGTATAATCTTTACCACAAGG GCTGGTGTGTATTGGCTGGAGTTGTTTGATAAGTATGCAGCTAACTTTTCAGTGCTCCTAATCGCCATTGCAGAATGTCTCCTGATATCCTGGAATTATG GTGCAGACCGTTTCCTGAATGACATCGAGAAAATGATCGGTCCTCGTTCCAATGCTTGGGTTATATTCTGGTCAATAATATGGAAATATCTAACCCCAGCTACTCTTCTG TTCATTCTGTTCTTCAACTGGATCGAATATGAACCAGCCAAATCAGGAGACTATATATTTCCAGCATGGGCTAACGCTGTTGGGTGGATAATTGCTTTTCAACCAGTAGTCGTTATTATCGGTGTACTGTTTTGGAAGCTTTGTTCTCTACCAAAAGGATCTCTCAAACAG cGTTTTATTATTCTGCTGACACCTAGAGAGGACTGGGGACCCGCTCACAAGCACGAACAAATGAAGAACAGTGTTTATGATGACGATGGAATGAATGGAGGTATTATACGAGAAAATTCCTTCGACAACCCGAACTTCAACGTCACCTATACTTTTGAAACCGCTATATGA
- the LOC143226354 gene encoding sodium- and chloride-dependent glycine transporter 1-like isoform X3, with product MENPSASFEYDELAEKIQMRPFLDWKNEEQEFPRVSSQVPLSPKEDDDDQVSGSDEEGIERGNWTGRFDFILSLLGYSVGLGNIWRFPYLCYSNGGGAFVIPFIAMMMLAGLPLMFMELAIGQYANLGPVVLFQRFCPLFQGLGYGMILVSSVVMLYYNVIIAWTLFYTFASWARRLPWENCDPEWSTNACYSYQEADACNLKNGTYFNQTCFSVNVSNALNLTELVKSMHKKTPADEYFLHYVLGISNGIEETGEVRWSLALCLLLAWVIVFACLSKGVQSSGKVVYFTALFPYVVLIIMFFRGVTLPGAKEGILWYITPEWSLLGKAQVWGDAAVQIFFALSPAWGGLITLSSYNPFHNNCYKDAIIVSLSNVLTSIFAGFVIFSVIGYLAHELNVEVEHVVDQGAGLAFIVYPEVVARLPIAPLWAFLFFIMLLTLGLDSQFALLETVTTAILDSFPFLREKKTFVVLGVSIFGFLGGIIFTTRAGVYWLELFDKYAANFSVLLIAIAECLLISWNYGADRFLNDIEKMIGPRSNAWVIFWSIIWKYLTPATLLFILFFNWIEYEPAKSGDYIFPAWANAVGWIIAFQPVVVIIGVLFWKLCSLPKGSLKQRFIILLTPREDWGPAHKHEQMKNSVYDDDGMNGGIIRENSFDNPNFNVTYTFETAI from the exons ATGGAGAATCCTTCGGCGTCTTTCGAATATGACGAATTGGCGGAGAAGATTCAGATGAGGCCCTTTTTGGACTGGAAA AATGAAGAACAGGAGTTTCCAAGAGTGAGCAGTCAAGTTCCTTTGTCTCCTAAGGAAGACGACGATGACCAAGTCAGCGGCTCAGATGAAGAGGGCATCGAGAGAGGAAACTGGACTGGAAGATTTGACTTTATTTTGTCACTACTTGGTTATTCTGTTGGCCTTGGCAACATCTGGCGCTTCCCATATTTATGTTACAGTAATGGCGGAG GAGCTTTCGTGATACCTTTCATAGCGATGATGATGCTGGCTGGGCTACCTCTGATGTTCATGGAGCTGGCCATTGGTCAGTATGCTAACCTTGGACCTGTTGTATTATTTCAACGCTTCTGCCCACTTTTTCAAG GCCTTGGTTATGGAATGATCCTTGTATCAAGTGTTGTAATGCTATATTACAATGTCATCATTGCTTGGACTCTCTTTTATACGTTTGCTTCTTGGGCCAGGAGACTTCCCTGGGAAAATTGTGACCCTGAATGGAGTACAAACG CATGTTACTCGTATCAGGAAGCCGACGCGTGTAATCTGAAAAATGGAACTTATTTTAACCAAACATGTTTCAGTGTGAATGTATCGAACGCCCTAAACCTGACTGAGTTGGTCAAAAGCATGCACAAGAAAACACCAGCCGACGAATACTTTCT GCATTATGTGTTGGGCATATCAAATGGAATTGAAGAAACTGGCGAAGTGAGATGGTCTTTAGCTCTTTGTCTTCTACTAGCCTGGGTCATCGTGTTTGCTTGTTTGTCCAAAGGTGTGCAGTCTTCGGGGAAA GTGGTGTATTTCACAGCTTTGTTTCCATACGTGGTGCTTATAATTATGTTCTTCCGGGGGGTGACGCTACCAGGCGCTAAGGAAGGGATTTTGTGGTATATCACACCTGAATGGAGTTTACTTGGAAAAGCTCAA GTGTGGGGTGATGCTGCTGTTCAGATATTCTTTGCCCTTAGTCCAGCATGGGGCGGTCTTATAACTCTGTCTTCCTACAATCCGTTCCACAATAACTGCTACAA gGACGCAATAATAGTTTCTTTGTCGAATGTGCTAACAAGTATTTTTGCTGGCTTTGTTATCTTTTCTGTGATTGGCTACTTGGCCCATGAGTTGAATGTGGAAGTAGAGCACGTGGTAGATCAAGGTGCGGGGTTAGCTTTTATTGTTTATCCGGAAGTGGTAGCAAGACTTCCTATAGCTCCTCTCTGGGCATTTTTATTCTTCATCATGCTGTTGACCCTCGGTCTTGACAGTCAG TTTGCTCTCCTAGAAACAGTAACAACTGCTATCCTCGACAGCTTCCCCTTTCTcagagaaaagaaaacatttgtgGTGTTGGGTGTATCCATTTTTGGATTTCTGGGAGGTATAATCTTTACCACAAGG GCTGGTGTGTATTGGCTGGAGTTGTTTGATAAGTATGCAGCTAACTTTTCAGTGCTCCTAATCGCCATTGCAGAATGTCTCCTGATATCCTGGAATTATG GTGCAGACCGTTTCCTGAATGACATCGAGAAAATGATCGGTCCTCGTTCCAATGCTTGGGTTATATTCTGGTCAATAATATGGAAATATCTAACCCCAGCTACTCTTCTG TTCATTCTGTTCTTCAACTGGATCGAATATGAACCAGCCAAATCAGGAGACTATATATTTCCAGCATGGGCTAACGCTGTTGGGTGGATAATTGCTTTTCAACCAGTAGTCGTTATTATCGGTGTACTGTTTTGGAAGCTTTGTTCTCTACCAAAAGGATCTCTCAAACAG cGTTTTATTATTCTGCTGACACCTAGAGAGGACTGGGGACCCGCTCACAAGCACGAACAAATGAAGAACAGTGTTTATGATGACGATGGAATGAATGGAGGTATTATACGAGAAAATTCCTTCGACAACCCGAACTTCAACGTCACCTATACTTTTGAAACCGCTATATGA
- the LOC143226354 gene encoding sodium- and chloride-dependent glycine transporter 1-like isoform X2: protein MVVTTPATQSLQLLIRPYRSDGHRINVNEEQEFPRVSSQVPLSPKEDDDDQVSGSDEEGIERGNWTGRFDFILSLLGYSVGLGNIWRFPYLCYSNGGGAFVIPFIAMMMLAGLPLMFMELAIGQYANLGPVVLFQRFCPLFQGLGYGMILVSSVVMLYYNVIIAWTLFYTFASWARRLPWENCDPEWSTNACYSYQEADACNLKNGTYFNQTCFSVNVSNALNLTELVKSMHKKTPADEYFLHYVLGISNGIEETGEVRWSLALCLLLAWVIVFACLSKGVQSSGKVVYFTALFPYVVLIIMFFRGVTLPGAKEGILWYITPEWSLLGKAQVWGDAAVQIFFALSPAWGGLITLSSYNPFHNNCYKDAIIVSLSNVLTSIFAGFVIFSVIGYLAHELNVEVEHVVDQGAGLAFIVYPEVVARLPIAPLWAFLFFIMLLTLGLDSQFALLETVTTAILDSFPFLREKKTFVVLGVSIFGFLGGIIFTTRAGVYWLELFDKYAANFSVLLIAIAECLLISWNYGADRFLNDIEKMIGPRSNAWVIFWSIIWKYLTPATLLFILFFNWIEYEPAKSGDYIFPAWANAVGWIIAFQPVVVIIGVLFWKLCSLPKGSLKQRFIILLTPREDWGPAHKHEQMKNSVYDDDGMNGGIIRENSFDNPNFNVTYTFETAI from the exons AATGAAGAACAGGAGTTTCCAAGAGTGAGCAGTCAAGTTCCTTTGTCTCCTAAGGAAGACGACGATGACCAAGTCAGCGGCTCAGATGAAGAGGGCATCGAGAGAGGAAACTGGACTGGAAGATTTGACTTTATTTTGTCACTACTTGGTTATTCTGTTGGCCTTGGCAACATCTGGCGCTTCCCATATTTATGTTACAGTAATGGCGGAG GAGCTTTCGTGATACCTTTCATAGCGATGATGATGCTGGCTGGGCTACCTCTGATGTTCATGGAGCTGGCCATTGGTCAGTATGCTAACCTTGGACCTGTTGTATTATTTCAACGCTTCTGCCCACTTTTTCAAG GCCTTGGTTATGGAATGATCCTTGTATCAAGTGTTGTAATGCTATATTACAATGTCATCATTGCTTGGACTCTCTTTTATACGTTTGCTTCTTGGGCCAGGAGACTTCCCTGGGAAAATTGTGACCCTGAATGGAGTACAAACG CATGTTACTCGTATCAGGAAGCCGACGCGTGTAATCTGAAAAATGGAACTTATTTTAACCAAACATGTTTCAGTGTGAATGTATCGAACGCCCTAAACCTGACTGAGTTGGTCAAAAGCATGCACAAGAAAACACCAGCCGACGAATACTTTCT GCATTATGTGTTGGGCATATCAAATGGAATTGAAGAAACTGGCGAAGTGAGATGGTCTTTAGCTCTTTGTCTTCTACTAGCCTGGGTCATCGTGTTTGCTTGTTTGTCCAAAGGTGTGCAGTCTTCGGGGAAA GTGGTGTATTTCACAGCTTTGTTTCCATACGTGGTGCTTATAATTATGTTCTTCCGGGGGGTGACGCTACCAGGCGCTAAGGAAGGGATTTTGTGGTATATCACACCTGAATGGAGTTTACTTGGAAAAGCTCAA GTGTGGGGTGATGCTGCTGTTCAGATATTCTTTGCCCTTAGTCCAGCATGGGGCGGTCTTATAACTCTGTCTTCCTACAATCCGTTCCACAATAACTGCTACAA gGACGCAATAATAGTTTCTTTGTCGAATGTGCTAACAAGTATTTTTGCTGGCTTTGTTATCTTTTCTGTGATTGGCTACTTGGCCCATGAGTTGAATGTGGAAGTAGAGCACGTGGTAGATCAAGGTGCGGGGTTAGCTTTTATTGTTTATCCGGAAGTGGTAGCAAGACTTCCTATAGCTCCTCTCTGGGCATTTTTATTCTTCATCATGCTGTTGACCCTCGGTCTTGACAGTCAG TTTGCTCTCCTAGAAACAGTAACAACTGCTATCCTCGACAGCTTCCCCTTTCTcagagaaaagaaaacatttgtgGTGTTGGGTGTATCCATTTTTGGATTTCTGGGAGGTATAATCTTTACCACAAGG GCTGGTGTGTATTGGCTGGAGTTGTTTGATAAGTATGCAGCTAACTTTTCAGTGCTCCTAATCGCCATTGCAGAATGTCTCCTGATATCCTGGAATTATG GTGCAGACCGTTTCCTGAATGACATCGAGAAAATGATCGGTCCTCGTTCCAATGCTTGGGTTATATTCTGGTCAATAATATGGAAATATCTAACCCCAGCTACTCTTCTG TTCATTCTGTTCTTCAACTGGATCGAATATGAACCAGCCAAATCAGGAGACTATATATTTCCAGCATGGGCTAACGCTGTTGGGTGGATAATTGCTTTTCAACCAGTAGTCGTTATTATCGGTGTACTGTTTTGGAAGCTTTGTTCTCTACCAAAAGGATCTCTCAAACAG cGTTTTATTATTCTGCTGACACCTAGAGAGGACTGGGGACCCGCTCACAAGCACGAACAAATGAAGAACAGTGTTTATGATGACGATGGAATGAATGGAGGTATTATACGAGAAAATTCCTTCGACAACCCGAACTTCAACGTCACCTATACTTTTGAAACCGCTATATGA
- the LOC143226354 gene encoding sodium- and chloride-dependent glycine transporter 1-like isoform X1, with the protein MAFLNVKGSDAHYFPRSQSASSQIKFLDNKDEDDIQNEEQEFPRVSSQVPLSPKEDDDDQVSGSDEEGIERGNWTGRFDFILSLLGYSVGLGNIWRFPYLCYSNGGGAFVIPFIAMMMLAGLPLMFMELAIGQYANLGPVVLFQRFCPLFQGLGYGMILVSSVVMLYYNVIIAWTLFYTFASWARRLPWENCDPEWSTNACYSYQEADACNLKNGTYFNQTCFSVNVSNALNLTELVKSMHKKTPADEYFLHYVLGISNGIEETGEVRWSLALCLLLAWVIVFACLSKGVQSSGKVVYFTALFPYVVLIIMFFRGVTLPGAKEGILWYITPEWSLLGKAQVWGDAAVQIFFALSPAWGGLITLSSYNPFHNNCYKDAIIVSLSNVLTSIFAGFVIFSVIGYLAHELNVEVEHVVDQGAGLAFIVYPEVVARLPIAPLWAFLFFIMLLTLGLDSQFALLETVTTAILDSFPFLREKKTFVVLGVSIFGFLGGIIFTTRAGVYWLELFDKYAANFSVLLIAIAECLLISWNYGADRFLNDIEKMIGPRSNAWVIFWSIIWKYLTPATLLFILFFNWIEYEPAKSGDYIFPAWANAVGWIIAFQPVVVIIGVLFWKLCSLPKGSLKQRFIILLTPREDWGPAHKHEQMKNSVYDDDGMNGGIIRENSFDNPNFNVTYTFETAI; encoded by the exons AATGAAGAACAGGAGTTTCCAAGAGTGAGCAGTCAAGTTCCTTTGTCTCCTAAGGAAGACGACGATGACCAAGTCAGCGGCTCAGATGAAGAGGGCATCGAGAGAGGAAACTGGACTGGAAGATTTGACTTTATTTTGTCACTACTTGGTTATTCTGTTGGCCTTGGCAACATCTGGCGCTTCCCATATTTATGTTACAGTAATGGCGGAG GAGCTTTCGTGATACCTTTCATAGCGATGATGATGCTGGCTGGGCTACCTCTGATGTTCATGGAGCTGGCCATTGGTCAGTATGCTAACCTTGGACCTGTTGTATTATTTCAACGCTTCTGCCCACTTTTTCAAG GCCTTGGTTATGGAATGATCCTTGTATCAAGTGTTGTAATGCTATATTACAATGTCATCATTGCTTGGACTCTCTTTTATACGTTTGCTTCTTGGGCCAGGAGACTTCCCTGGGAAAATTGTGACCCTGAATGGAGTACAAACG CATGTTACTCGTATCAGGAAGCCGACGCGTGTAATCTGAAAAATGGAACTTATTTTAACCAAACATGTTTCAGTGTGAATGTATCGAACGCCCTAAACCTGACTGAGTTGGTCAAAAGCATGCACAAGAAAACACCAGCCGACGAATACTTTCT GCATTATGTGTTGGGCATATCAAATGGAATTGAAGAAACTGGCGAAGTGAGATGGTCTTTAGCTCTTTGTCTTCTACTAGCCTGGGTCATCGTGTTTGCTTGTTTGTCCAAAGGTGTGCAGTCTTCGGGGAAA GTGGTGTATTTCACAGCTTTGTTTCCATACGTGGTGCTTATAATTATGTTCTTCCGGGGGGTGACGCTACCAGGCGCTAAGGAAGGGATTTTGTGGTATATCACACCTGAATGGAGTTTACTTGGAAAAGCTCAA GTGTGGGGTGATGCTGCTGTTCAGATATTCTTTGCCCTTAGTCCAGCATGGGGCGGTCTTATAACTCTGTCTTCCTACAATCCGTTCCACAATAACTGCTACAA gGACGCAATAATAGTTTCTTTGTCGAATGTGCTAACAAGTATTTTTGCTGGCTTTGTTATCTTTTCTGTGATTGGCTACTTGGCCCATGAGTTGAATGTGGAAGTAGAGCACGTGGTAGATCAAGGTGCGGGGTTAGCTTTTATTGTTTATCCGGAAGTGGTAGCAAGACTTCCTATAGCTCCTCTCTGGGCATTTTTATTCTTCATCATGCTGTTGACCCTCGGTCTTGACAGTCAG TTTGCTCTCCTAGAAACAGTAACAACTGCTATCCTCGACAGCTTCCCCTTTCTcagagaaaagaaaacatttgtgGTGTTGGGTGTATCCATTTTTGGATTTCTGGGAGGTATAATCTTTACCACAAGG GCTGGTGTGTATTGGCTGGAGTTGTTTGATAAGTATGCAGCTAACTTTTCAGTGCTCCTAATCGCCATTGCAGAATGTCTCCTGATATCCTGGAATTATG GTGCAGACCGTTTCCTGAATGACATCGAGAAAATGATCGGTCCTCGTTCCAATGCTTGGGTTATATTCTGGTCAATAATATGGAAATATCTAACCCCAGCTACTCTTCTG TTCATTCTGTTCTTCAACTGGATCGAATATGAACCAGCCAAATCAGGAGACTATATATTTCCAGCATGGGCTAACGCTGTTGGGTGGATAATTGCTTTTCAACCAGTAGTCGTTATTATCGGTGTACTGTTTTGGAAGCTTTGTTCTCTACCAAAAGGATCTCTCAAACAG cGTTTTATTATTCTGCTGACACCTAGAGAGGACTGGGGACCCGCTCACAAGCACGAACAAATGAAGAACAGTGTTTATGATGACGATGGAATGAATGGAGGTATTATACGAGAAAATTCCTTCGACAACCCGAACTTCAACGTCACCTATACTTTTGAAACCGCTATATGA